A window of Parasynechococcus marenigrum WH 8102 contains these coding sequences:
- the hisS gene encoding histidine--tRNA ligase yields the protein MSQLQSLRGMVDLLPETLQCWQAVEAVAREHFRRSGFGEIRTPLLETTDLFCRGIGEGTDVVGKEMYSFTDRGERACTLRPEGTASVVRAALQHGLLSQGAQKLWYAGPMFRYERPQAGRQRQFHQIGVEWLGAESARSDVEVIALAWDLLAQLGVGGLELEINSLGTPEDRQAYRTALVAWLEQRLDQLDDDSRARLSTNPLRILDSKNKDTQALLEQAPTLADALSSESRQRFDAVQQGLTALGIPFRLNPRLVRGLDYYGHTAFEITSDQLGAQATVCGGGRYNGLIAQLGGAPTPAIGWALGMERLLLVLEAAATADPDGAAARLVATSAPDAYVINRGDQAETMALTLTRGLRAAGLAVELDGSGSAFGKQFKRADRCGARWALVLGDDEAARAEVRLKPLQHEGEDRSWAVADIAAIVETLRTP from the coding sequence GTGAGTCAGCTGCAGAGCCTCAGGGGCATGGTGGATCTGTTGCCGGAGACTCTGCAGTGCTGGCAGGCCGTCGAAGCAGTCGCCCGGGAGCATTTCCGCCGCTCCGGTTTCGGCGAGATCCGAACACCGTTGTTGGAAACCACCGATCTGTTCTGCCGTGGCATCGGCGAAGGCACCGATGTGGTGGGCAAGGAGATGTACAGCTTCACCGATCGCGGTGAGCGTGCCTGCACACTGCGGCCAGAGGGCACCGCGTCGGTGGTGCGGGCGGCGCTGCAACACGGCCTGTTGAGCCAGGGCGCCCAGAAGCTTTGGTACGCCGGCCCGATGTTCCGCTATGAGCGGCCACAGGCCGGTCGCCAGCGTCAGTTTCATCAGATCGGTGTGGAGTGGTTGGGGGCGGAGAGCGCCCGCAGCGATGTGGAAGTGATCGCTCTGGCCTGGGATCTGCTGGCTCAGTTGGGCGTTGGTGGCCTCGAGCTGGAAATCAACAGTCTTGGTACGCCTGAGGATCGGCAGGCCTACCGCACAGCGCTGGTGGCCTGGCTGGAGCAGCGGCTGGATCAACTGGATGACGACTCCCGCGCCCGACTCAGCACCAATCCCCTGCGCATTCTCGATTCCAAAAACAAGGACACCCAGGCCTTGCTCGAGCAGGCACCCACCCTGGCCGATGCCCTCAGCTCAGAGAGCCGGCAACGCTTTGATGCGGTTCAGCAGGGGCTGACCGCCCTGGGCATTCCCTTCCGGCTCAATCCGCGGCTGGTGCGGGGTCTGGATTATTACGGCCACACCGCCTTCGAGATCACCAGTGATCAACTGGGGGCGCAGGCCACCGTCTGCGGTGGTGGGCGGTACAACGGTTTGATCGCTCAACTGGGTGGAGCCCCCACGCCGGCCATCGGCTGGGCCTTGGGTATGGAAAGGCTGTTGCTGGTGCTGGAGGCGGCGGCGACGGCCGATCCGGATGGGGCAGCGGCGCGGCTGGTGGCCACGTCCGCACCTGATGCCTATGTGATCAACCGTGGTGACCAGGCGGAAACCATGGCGCTGACCCTCACGCGCGGTCTGCGGGCTGCTGGTCTGGCCGTGGAGCTGGATGGGTCGGGCTCCGCCTTCGGCAAGCAGTTCAAGCGGGCGGATCGTTGCGGTGCCCGTTGGGCTCTGGTGCTGGGCGATGACGAAGCAGCCCGGGCTGAGGTGCGGCTCAAGCCACTGCAGCACGAGGGCGAGGACCGGTCCTGGGCAGTTGCGGACATTGCCGCGATCGTGGAGACGCTGCGCACCCCTTGA
- a CDS encoding UDP-glucuronic acid decarboxylase family protein, which produces MRIHLVTGGAGFLGSHLIDRLMEAGDEVICLDNYFTGRKRNIARWIGHPRFELIRHDVTEPIRLEVDRIWHLACPASPIHYQTNPVKTAKTSFLGTYNMLGLARRVGARLLLASTSEVYGDPEVHPQPESYRGCVNPIGIRSCYDEGKRIAETLCFDYQRMNGVEVRVARIFNTYGPRMLIDDGRVVGNFIVQALRGDSLTLYGDGSQTRSFCFVSDLIEGLIRLMNGADTGPINLGNPDEFTIRQLAELVRQRINPKLPLIEKPVPEDDPRQRRPLIDLARQQLGWQPTVSLEQGLGPTIDSFRSVLALEEDRGA; this is translated from the coding sequence ATGCGGATTCACCTCGTGACCGGTGGAGCCGGGTTCCTGGGCTCCCATCTGATCGATCGGCTGATGGAGGCCGGCGATGAGGTGATCTGCCTCGATAACTACTTCACCGGCCGCAAGCGCAACATCGCCCGCTGGATCGGTCATCCCCGCTTCGAGCTGATCCGCCACGACGTCACCGAGCCGATCAGGCTGGAGGTGGATCGGATCTGGCATCTGGCCTGCCCGGCGTCGCCGATTCACTACCAGACCAATCCGGTCAAGACGGCCAAAACCAGTTTCCTGGGCACGTACAACATGCTGGGCCTGGCCCGGCGGGTGGGGGCGCGGCTGTTGCTGGCCAGCACCAGTGAGGTGTACGGCGACCCGGAGGTGCATCCCCAGCCGGAAAGCTATCGGGGTTGTGTCAACCCGATCGGGATTCGCAGCTGTTACGACGAGGGCAAACGCATCGCCGAGACCCTCTGTTTCGACTACCAGCGGATGAATGGTGTGGAGGTGCGGGTGGCCCGCATCTTCAACACCTATGGGCCACGGATGCTGATTGATGACGGCCGGGTGGTGGGCAATTTCATCGTTCAGGCCCTGCGGGGTGACTCCTTGACGCTCTACGGCGATGGCTCCCAGACCCGGTCGTTCTGTTTCGTCAGCGACCTGATCGAGGGGCTGATCAGGCTGATGAATGGTGCCGACACCGGCCCGATCAACCTCGGTAATCCCGATGAATTCACCATCCGTCAGCTGGCGGAACTGGTGCGTCAGCGGATCAATCCAAAGCTGCCGCTGATCGAAAAACCGGTGCCGGAGGACGACCCCCGCCAGCGCCGTCCGCTGATCGATCTGGCCAGGCAGCAGCTGGGCTGGCAGCCGACTGTGTCACTGGAGCAGGGGCTGGGACCGACGATCGACTCCTTCCGTAGTGTCCTTGCACTGGAGGAGGACCGCGGCGCGTGA
- a CDS encoding nucleotide sugar dehydrogenase has product MTIQRICCIGAGYVGGPTMAVIADRCPEIEVTVVDINQARIDAWNDADLSRLPVYEPGLDAVVGRARGRNLTFSTAVEATVASADMVFISVNTPTKTKGLGAGQASDLRWVEACARTVAKAATGHTIVVEKSTLPVRTAAAIKTILEAAQEDDQQRCFSVLSNPEFLAEGTAIRDLEAPDRVLIGGEDAASIEALAAVYSHWVDEAKILRTNLWSSELSKLTANAFLAQRISSINSVAALCEATGADVREVARAIGTDSRIGPKFLNAGPGFGGSCFQKDILNLVYLCRHFGLPEVADYWESVVALNTWQQHRIAQLVVQKLFGTVTGKRLAIFGFAFKADTNDTREAPAIRICGDLLEEGAQLAIHDPKVEPAQMARDLKQEAAAAADVLSGTGSWALAESVEEAVSGADAVLILTEWNVYRNLNWAELAGRMRKPAWLFDARAVADPAVVRAAGLTLWRVGDGED; this is encoded by the coding sequence GTGACGATTCAACGGATCTGCTGCATCGGCGCCGGCTATGTGGGCGGCCCGACCATGGCTGTGATCGCAGACCGCTGCCCAGAGATCGAGGTGACGGTGGTGGACATCAACCAGGCGCGGATCGACGCCTGGAATGATGCTGATCTGAGTCGGCTGCCGGTGTACGAGCCAGGGCTGGATGCCGTGGTGGGCCGTGCCCGGGGACGGAATTTGACGTTCTCCACAGCGGTTGAAGCCACCGTCGCGTCAGCAGACATGGTGTTCATTTCCGTGAACACGCCGACGAAAACGAAGGGGCTGGGGGCGGGTCAGGCCAGTGACCTGCGCTGGGTGGAGGCCTGTGCACGCACGGTGGCGAAGGCAGCCACCGGCCACACAATCGTGGTGGAGAAGAGCACGCTGCCGGTGCGCACGGCTGCAGCGATCAAAACGATCCTGGAGGCCGCGCAGGAGGACGATCAGCAGCGCTGCTTTTCGGTGCTTTCCAATCCTGAGTTCCTGGCGGAGGGCACAGCGATCCGGGATCTGGAGGCGCCCGACCGGGTGCTGATCGGTGGCGAGGACGCGGCATCGATCGAGGCGCTGGCGGCGGTTTACAGCCACTGGGTGGACGAGGCGAAGATCCTGCGCACCAACCTCTGGAGCAGTGAGCTGTCGAAGCTCACGGCCAATGCATTTCTGGCGCAGCGGATCAGTTCGATCAACTCCGTCGCGGCACTCTGCGAGGCCACCGGCGCGGATGTGCGGGAGGTGGCCCGGGCGATCGGCACCGACAGCCGCATCGGCCCGAAGTTTCTCAATGCCGGCCCGGGTTTTGGCGGTAGCTGCTTCCAGAAGGACATCCTGAACCTGGTGTATCTGTGCCGGCACTTCGGCTTGCCGGAGGTGGCCGACTACTGGGAGAGCGTGGTGGCGTTGAACACCTGGCAGCAGCACCGGATCGCACAGCTGGTGGTGCAGAAGCTGTTCGGCACGGTGACCGGCAAGCGCCTGGCCATTTTTGGGTTTGCCTTCAAGGCCGACACCAACGACACCCGCGAGGCGCCGGCGATCCGCATCTGCGGCGATCTGCTGGAGGAGGGGGCGCAGCTGGCCATCCACGATCCCAAGGTGGAGCCAGCCCAGATGGCCCGCGACCTGAAGCAGGAGGCGGCAGCGGCGGCTGATGTCCTCAGCGGAACCGGCAGCTGGGCTTTGGCTGAGTCCGTTGAGGAGGCCGTCAGTGGTGCGGATGCGGTGCTGATCCTGACGGAATGGAACGTCTACAGGAATTTGAACTGGGCGGAGCTGGCGGGACGGATGCGCAAACCGGCCTGGCTGTTTGATGCCAGGGCCGTGGCGGATC